A single Stutzerimonas stutzeri DNA region contains:
- a CDS encoding c-type cytochrome, whose amino-acid sequence MVNKLFLSILARRGISHARRGALPLTAAAIIAATTSACSEPEPTQRNAAQYDLVTLDDANQKIGRYTIPQDTAIVDEPNADQIFYGKRLLNETKRLLPEHVGAAMNCNSCHIAQGKIPLGDPYINSFNFYPRVMPRAGKEVDLVGRINGCFQRSMNGKPVPRDSEEMKAMVAYMEWLAQSTPKDQLVDIRNAGVIDESLVPDPEHGEQIYYAQCATCHGDNGEGIKDSRGDIVFPPLWGEESFNIGAGMARTYKAAAFVKYNMPMGIQTKGLWGHGNVLSDQDAVDVAEFFTHKPRPDFVGKVNDWPNRPRPKDARY is encoded by the coding sequence ATGGTGAATAAACTGTTCTTGAGCATTCTTGCTCGGCGCGGCATCAGCCATGCGCGCCGCGGCGCCCTCCCGCTAACGGCCGCAGCCATCATTGCCGCCACGACGAGCGCTTGCTCCGAGCCGGAGCCAACACAACGCAATGCCGCCCAGTACGATCTGGTCACCCTGGACGATGCCAACCAGAAAATCGGCCGCTATACCATTCCGCAGGACACTGCGATTGTCGATGAGCCGAACGCCGATCAGATCTTTTATGGCAAGCGCCTGCTCAATGAAACCAAGCGCCTGCTGCCGGAGCATGTCGGCGCCGCCATGAACTGCAACAGCTGTCATATTGCGCAAGGCAAGATTCCGCTAGGCGACCCGTACATCAACAGCTTTAACTTTTACCCGCGCGTCATGCCACGGGCCGGCAAGGAAGTTGATCTGGTGGGCCGCATCAATGGCTGCTTCCAGCGCTCGATGAACGGTAAGCCAGTGCCTCGCGATTCCGAGGAAATGAAGGCGATGGTTGCCTATATGGAGTGGCTGGCGCAGAGCACGCCCAAGGATCAGCTGGTCGATATCCGCAATGCCGGCGTCATAGACGAGAGCTTGGTGCCCGACCCGGAGCACGGCGAACAGATCTATTACGCCCAGTGCGCTACCTGTCACGGCGACAATGGCGAGGGTATCAAGGACAGCCGCGGCGATATCGTCTTTCCGCCACTGTGGGGCGAAGAGTCTTTCAACATCGGCGCCGGCATGGCGCGAACCTATAAAGCGGCCGCTTTCGTCAAATACAACATGCCGATGGGCATTCAAACCAAGGGCCTGTGGGGTCATGGTAATGTGCTGTCCGACCAAGACGCCGTGGATGTCGCCGAATTCTTCACTCACAAGCCGAGACCTGACTTTGTCGGCAAGGTTAACGATTGGCCCAACAGGCCAAGACCTAAGGATGCTCGCTATTAA
- a CDS encoding IS1182-like element ISPmo1 family transposase: MKRFIQGEHRGQSTLLPESLDDYVSDTNPVRVVDVFVDELDLANLGFDGVIPAETGRPAYHPAILLKIYIYGYLNRIQSSRRLEREAQRNVELMWLTGRLMPDFKTIANFRKDNSKAIRGVCRQFVLLCQQLGLFDENLVAIDGSKFKAVNNRDRNFTSAKLKRRMEEIEASIGRYLAALDAADRQIPSASAPDIASLEDKIAKLKSQMKELQGIETQLNDSPDKQVSLTDPDARSMMTRGSGIVGYNVQTAVDTQHHLIVAHEVTNRGSDRDQLSSMAKQAREAIGAETLSVVADRGYFKGEEILACHDANITAYVPKPMTSSAKADGRFNKDAFVYDATKNEYTCPAGEALIWRFSSVEKGMNMHCYWSSKCQSCALKTQCTPSTNRRVRRWEHEAVLEEMQRRLNQAPEMMRVRKRTAEHPFGTLKQWMGATHFLTRKLNGVSAEMSLNVLAYNLKRVMKIIGTEGLLKAMAA; this comes from the coding sequence ATGAAACGGTTTATCCAGGGTGAACATCGAGGTCAAAGCACCTTACTTCCCGAAAGCCTCGACGACTACGTCAGCGATACCAATCCGGTTCGGGTGGTTGACGTTTTCGTCGATGAACTCGATTTGGCCAATCTAGGTTTTGATGGCGTCATTCCAGCCGAAACCGGCAGACCTGCCTACCACCCGGCGATCCTGCTGAAGATCTACATCTACGGTTACCTAAACCGAATTCAATCGAGCCGACGTCTGGAGCGAGAAGCCCAGCGCAACGTCGAACTCATGTGGCTAACCGGGCGTTTGATGCCCGATTTCAAGACCATCGCCAACTTCCGAAAAGACAACAGCAAGGCCATTCGCGGCGTCTGCCGCCAGTTCGTTTTGCTCTGCCAGCAGTTGGGGTTGTTTGACGAAAACCTGGTTGCCATCGACGGCAGCAAATTCAAGGCAGTGAACAACCGTGACCGCAATTTCACCAGCGCCAAACTGAAGCGGCGCATGGAAGAAATCGAGGCGAGCATCGGCCGTTATTTGGCTGCGCTCGATGCGGCTGATCGACAGATTCCTAGCGCCTCCGCGCCAGACATTGCCAGCCTGGAAGATAAAATCGCCAAGCTCAAATCGCAGATGAAAGAGCTCCAAGGGATCGAAACTCAGCTCAACGATTCCCCTGACAAACAGGTTTCGCTGACCGACCCGGATGCCCGTTCGATGATGACGCGCGGCAGCGGTATCGTCGGCTACAACGTGCAGACGGCGGTCGATACGCAGCACCATTTGATTGTTGCTCATGAGGTCACCAACAGAGGTTCTGATCGCGACCAACTCAGCTCGATGGCCAAGCAAGCTAGGGAAGCCATTGGCGCAGAAACATTGTCGGTAGTCGCCGACCGAGGCTACTTCAAGGGTGAAGAAATCCTCGCCTGTCACGATGCAAACATCACCGCTTATGTGCCAAAGCCGATGACTTCAAGCGCCAAGGCTGATGGCCGGTTCAACAAAGATGCCTTCGTTTATGACGCGACGAAAAACGAATATACATGCCCGGCTGGAGAGGCACTGATTTGGCGATTCTCCAGCGTTGAGAAAGGCATGAATATGCACTGTTACTGGAGTTCAAAGTGCCAGAGTTGCGCGCTGAAAACCCAGTGCACGCCAAGCACAAATCGTCGAGTAAGGCGCTGGGAACATGAAGCGGTGCTGGAGGAAATGCAACGCCGGCTGAACCAAGCACCGGAGATGATGCGGGTTCGAAAACGGACTGCTGAGCATCCCTTCGGGACGCTCAAACAATGGATGGGAGCAACGCACTTCCTGACTCGAAAACTGAATGGGGTGAGCGCAGAAATGAGCTTGAATGTGCTCGCCTACAACTTGAAGCGGGTGATGAAAATCATCGGCACCGAAGGCTTGTTGAAGGCGATGGCGGCGTAA
- the dsbG gene encoding thiol:disulfide interchange protein DsbG: protein MKPVRSLSFFISTLALLPTPWALAETLPPAVQAIEARGAKVVGSFDAPGGLKGYAARYNGQGIALYLTPDGDHVVVGSLLDAAGEDLTKAPLEKLVYEPMSSEMWQRLESSTWIADGAAEAPRVIYMFSDPNCPFCNMFWKQARPWVEAGDVQLRHVMVGMLRPDSAGKAAALLAAKDPEAALNEHEAAGKASTLKPVERIAPEVNEQLEANLTLMGEMGASATPAIYYLDEQGRLQQHQGAPRPEALNGIMGPLSKR from the coding sequence ATGAAACCGGTACGTTCACTTTCGTTTTTTATCTCAACGCTCGCCTTACTGCCGACGCCCTGGGCGCTGGCCGAAACGCTGCCTCCCGCAGTTCAGGCCATTGAAGCGCGCGGAGCCAAAGTGGTCGGCAGTTTCGACGCGCCGGGCGGATTAAAGGGCTACGCGGCGCGTTACAACGGACAGGGCATTGCGCTGTATCTGACACCGGACGGTGATCATGTCGTGGTCGGCAGTTTGCTGGATGCCGCTGGCGAAGACCTGACCAAGGCACCGCTTGAAAAGCTTGTGTATGAGCCGATGAGCAGCGAGATGTGGCAGCGGCTCGAAAGCAGCACCTGGATAGCTGATGGCGCGGCTGAGGCGCCACGGGTGATCTATATGTTTTCTGACCCGAACTGCCCGTTCTGCAACATGTTCTGGAAACAGGCGCGGCCCTGGGTCGAAGCGGGCGACGTTCAGCTCCGTCACGTCATGGTCGGCATGTTGCGCCCGGACAGCGCGGGTAAAGCCGCGGCGCTGTTGGCCGCGAAAGACCCTGAAGCGGCTCTCAATGAGCACGAGGCCGCGGGCAAGGCCAGCACGCTCAAACCTGTCGAGCGCATCGCGCCCGAGGTGAATGAACAGCTCGAGGCGAACCTCACCCTGATGGGCGAAATGGGCGCCTCGGCGACCCCGGCTATCTATTACCTGGATGAGCAAGGGCGTCTGCAGCAGCATCAGGGCGCGCCTCGTCCCGAGGCGTTGAATGGCATCATGGGGCCGTTGTCAAAACGCTAG
- a CDS encoding chromate resistance protein ChrB domain-containing protein — MNNWLSLIIALPTANATERMRAWRALKSSGAAVLRDGVYLLPDTPACREALEAVERDILGSNGTAFLLPINDPQGERFIELFDRSEDYAKLRVEIEACQAQLTSDNALTSTKQVRKLRKAFAQLAAIDFFPAAARQQTDTALKTLETAISRALSQDEPSSHDQPIEQLDRRDYQGRLWATRKRPWVDRLASAWLIRRCIDPSARILWLDTPSDCPTEALGFDFDGATFSHVGSRVTFETLQASFALAEPGLSRIAALVHYLDVGGVQPAEAAGIERVLAGLRETILNDDHLLTAACAIFDGLLAAFVKEETPDE, encoded by the coding sequence ATGAATAATTGGTTGTCTCTGATCATCGCCTTACCGACCGCTAACGCCACGGAGCGTATGCGTGCCTGGCGTGCCCTCAAGAGCAGTGGCGCAGCGGTACTGCGCGATGGGGTCTATTTGCTGCCTGACACTCCCGCCTGCCGGGAAGCGTTGGAAGCTGTTGAGCGCGACATCCTGGGCAGCAATGGCACGGCCTTTCTGTTGCCCATCAATGATCCGCAAGGCGAGCGCTTTATCGAACTGTTCGACCGTAGTGAGGACTACGCCAAGCTGCGCGTCGAGATCGAGGCGTGCCAGGCTCAACTGACTTCGGATAACGCCCTCACCAGCACCAAGCAGGTACGCAAGCTGCGCAAGGCGTTTGCGCAGCTTGCGGCCATCGATTTCTTCCCTGCGGCAGCGCGGCAACAGACCGATACGGCCCTCAAGACACTGGAAACGGCCATCAGCCGCGCGTTATCGCAGGATGAGCCGAGCAGCCACGATCAGCCTATTGAGCAGCTTGATCGTCGCGACTACCAAGGCCGCCTCTGGGCTACGCGCAAGCGGCCCTGGGTTGACCGCTTGGCTAGCGCCTGGCTGATCCGGCGCTGCATTGATCCGAGCGCCCGCATTCTCTGGCTGGACACGCCAAGTGATTGCCCTACGGAGGCGCTGGGTTTCGATTTCGACGGCGCGACCTTTAGCCATGTCGGCAGTCGCGTCACCTTCGAAACCCTGCAAGCCAGCTTTGCGCTGGCCGAGCCAGGCCTAAGCCGCATTGCTGCTCTGGTGCATTACTTGGATGTCGGTGGCGTTCAACCCGCCGAGGCTGCCGGTATCGAGCGTGTACTGGCCGGGCTGCGCGAAACCATCCTCAATGACGACCACCTGCTGACCGCTGCCTGCGCCATCTTCGATGGCCTGCTCGCGGCATTTGTGAAAGAAGAGACCCCTGATGAATGA
- a CDS encoding TlpA family protein disulfide reductase produces MLTINLGPLALAVPHVLMLVSLFIAMLTGWWVGRRSERNPEQQLFRLLLVALLVARLAFVLVYVEHFRDEPWRVIDIRDGGFIAWPGLVVAVLLGSLLAWRDSGLRRPLGAAVLVGVLSWGFGTFALHAFEQGTRLPEMGLRDNGGKPVALQDYVGKPLVVNLWATWCPPCRREMPVLAQAQQENTDVTFLFVNQGEGERLIADFLEAEGLGLENVLLDTGGRLGQHVGSASLPTTLFYDAEGRQVGSHLGELSRASLARALEQLEVKTQP; encoded by the coding sequence ATGCTGACGATCAACCTGGGGCCACTGGCACTTGCCGTCCCACATGTGCTGATGCTGGTGAGCCTGTTTATAGCGATGCTGACCGGCTGGTGGGTTGGGCGGCGCAGCGAGCGGAATCCGGAACAACAGCTCTTCAGGCTGCTGCTGGTGGCGCTACTGGTCGCGCGGCTGGCCTTCGTGCTGGTGTACGTCGAGCATTTCCGAGATGAGCCCTGGCGCGTGATCGACATACGTGACGGCGGTTTTATTGCCTGGCCGGGCTTGGTGGTGGCCGTTCTGTTGGGCTCCTTGCTGGCCTGGCGCGACAGCGGGCTGCGCCGACCGCTGGGCGCAGCGGTGCTGGTGGGTGTGCTCAGCTGGGGGTTCGGGACCTTTGCGTTGCACGCGTTCGAGCAGGGCACGCGACTGCCTGAGATGGGCCTGCGGGACAACGGGGGTAAACCCGTCGCCTTGCAGGATTACGTTGGCAAGCCGCTGGTGGTCAACCTGTGGGCCACTTGGTGCCCGCCCTGTCGGCGTGAAATGCCGGTCCTTGCGCAGGCGCAACAAGAAAACACCGACGTGACCTTTCTGTTCGTCAACCAGGGCGAGGGCGAGCGATTGATCGCCGACTTCCTCGAAGCCGAAGGGCTCGGCCTGGAAAACGTTCTGCTCGACACCGGCGGTCGTCTGGGCCAGCACGTAGGGTCTGCGTCGCTGCCCACCACGCTTTTTTATGACGCCGAGGGACGCCAAGTTGGCAGCCATCTCGGTGAACTGTCCCGTGCCAGCCTGGCGCGCGCCCTTGAGCAACTAGAGGTCAAAACCCAGCCATGA
- a CDS encoding c-type cytochrome yields the protein MKPHTTALLLMSLAFPVLADDIAMEDQSQILTGAGDPASSKYFQPPKESELPDNAYGQLVQQGRAIFVDTKTHAPDYVGNGLACANCHLEQGRKANSAPLWAAYTMYPAYRKKNDKVNSYAERLQGCFQFSMNGKAPEADGPVIAALSAYSYWLATGAPTGQELPGRAYPEVPQPEGGYDLAKGEQVYDAQCAVCHGPNGEGQKSGDLYVFPPLWGADSFNWGAGMHRINTAAAFIKENMPLGKGGTLPDEDAWNVAAFMNSHERPQDPRLIDGSVEKTRDKYHANDGVNLYGEIVNGKMLGKGI from the coding sequence ATGAAGCCCCATACAACCGCACTGCTGTTGATGTCATTGGCCTTCCCGGTGCTCGCGGACGACATCGCGATGGAAGATCAGTCGCAGATCCTGACCGGGGCCGGTGATCCCGCCAGCAGCAAGTACTTCCAACCGCCAAAGGAAAGCGAACTGCCTGACAACGCCTACGGGCAGTTGGTACAGCAAGGGCGCGCCATATTCGTCGATACCAAGACGCATGCGCCCGACTATGTCGGCAACGGCCTGGCCTGTGCGAACTGCCACCTCGAACAGGGCCGGAAAGCCAACTCTGCACCGCTCTGGGCCGCCTACACCATGTACCCGGCGTACCGGAAGAAAAACGACAAGGTGAACAGCTATGCCGAGCGCCTTCAGGGCTGTTTCCAGTTCAGCATGAATGGCAAGGCGCCCGAGGCGGACGGCCCCGTTATCGCCGCGCTTTCAGCCTATTCCTACTGGCTTGCAACCGGAGCACCCACGGGGCAAGAGCTGCCCGGTCGGGCCTATCCGGAAGTGCCACAACCCGAAGGCGGCTACGACCTGGCGAAGGGAGAACAGGTCTACGACGCACAGTGCGCCGTCTGTCATGGGCCAAACGGGGAAGGGCAGAAGTCTGGTGACCTTTATGTATTCCCGCCACTCTGGGGGGCGGACTCGTTCAACTGGGGTGCAGGCATGCATCGAATCAACACGGCTGCGGCGTTCATCAAGGAAAACATGCCACTGGGCAAAGGCGGCACCCTGCCAGATGAAGACGCCTGGAACGTGGCGGCCTTCATGAACAGTCACGAGCGACCGCAAGACCCACGCTTGATTGATGGCTCAGTCGAGAAAACCCGAGATAAGTACCACGCCAATGACGGCGTGAACCTTTACGGGGAAATCGTAAACGGCAAGATGCTAGGGAAGGGGATCTGA
- a CDS encoding cytochrome c, producing the protein MKQWQRNILILAIGGGVLAFALSQVLPSFRTASSGMTIDTNDAALIKRGEYIARTADCVACHTTLGGKPFAGGLPMLTPLGAIYSTNITPDRETGIGEYTFDDFLNATKHGVRKDNSALYPAMPYPSYGIMPDEDIAAMYAYFMSAVEPVNQPNKASELPPVLNWRWPLAYWQALFAAERDFVPETNDPMLTRGQYLIEGPGHCGSCHTERGIGFQEVALSDAGSDEFLSGAIIDGWRAKSLRGEHRGLGTWSTAELADFFKTGRTGTTAAFGAMAEVVEHSTQYMTDDDIQAMAAYLKTLSPAPGKEIDLPPKQDFTTQKLLDGVYDSRGALLYVEYCQVCHRADGKGVPRIFPALDGNSAVYSRYPDSVLQITLSGGRMPDTPHDRMAFSMPAFNTLADADIAEVVNFIRNSWTNQASEVTVGDVVAMRHFLSKKPRVGTDLPPDLSVTHTEQGVHGE; encoded by the coding sequence ATGAAACAGTGGCAACGCAATATCCTTATTTTGGCCATCGGTGGCGGGGTTCTGGCTTTTGCGCTGAGCCAGGTGTTACCGAGCTTTCGCACCGCCAGCAGCGGCATGACGATCGATACCAACGACGCCGCACTGATCAAGCGCGGTGAATACATTGCCCGCACCGCCGACTGCGTGGCCTGCCATACCACGTTGGGCGGCAAGCCGTTCGCCGGTGGCCTGCCGATGTTGACGCCTCTGGGCGCCATCTACTCCACCAACATCACGCCCGACCGGGAAACCGGCATTGGCGAGTACACCTTCGACGACTTCCTGAACGCCACCAAGCACGGCGTACGCAAGGACAACAGCGCGCTTTATCCAGCCATGCCCTATCCCTCGTACGGCATCATGCCGGATGAGGACATCGCCGCGATGTACGCGTACTTCATGTCGGCCGTAGAGCCTGTCAACCAGCCCAACAAAGCAAGCGAACTACCGCCTGTGCTCAACTGGCGCTGGCCGCTGGCCTACTGGCAGGCCCTGTTTGCCGCCGAGCGCGATTTCGTGCCGGAGACGAACGACCCGATGCTCACCCGCGGCCAGTATTTGATCGAAGGGCCGGGCCACTGTGGCTCGTGCCATACCGAACGCGGCATCGGCTTCCAGGAAGTGGCGCTGTCCGACGCCGGCTCGGATGAATTCCTCAGTGGCGCCATCATCGATGGCTGGCGCGCCAAGAGCCTGCGCGGCGAGCATCGCGGCCTAGGTACCTGGAGCACCGCAGAGCTGGCTGATTTCTTCAAGACCGGCCGTACCGGCACCACCGCAGCCTTCGGTGCTATGGCCGAGGTGGTCGAGCACAGCACGCAGTACATGACCGATGACGACATCCAGGCCATGGCGGCTTACCTGAAAACGCTCAGCCCCGCGCCAGGTAAGGAAATCGACCTCCCGCCGAAGCAGGATTTCACCACCCAGAAACTGCTGGATGGCGTCTACGACTCGCGCGGCGCGCTGCTGTACGTCGAGTATTGCCAGGTTTGCCATCGCGCCGATGGCAAAGGCGTGCCCCGAATCTTCCCAGCGCTGGACGGTAACAGCGCGGTGTATTCACGCTATCCGGACTCCGTATTACAGATCACTCTCAGCGGCGGTCGTATGCCCGACACGCCCCATGACCGCATGGCCTTTTCCATGCCGGCATTCAACACGCTCGCCGATGCCGATATCGCTGAAGTCGTTAATTTTATCCGCAACAGCTGGACCAACCAGGCGAGTGAGGTGACGGTTGGCGATGTCGTCGCCATGCGCCATTTCCTGAGCAAAAAACCTCGCGTTGGAACCGACCTACCGCCCGACCTGAGCGTGACCCACACGGAGCAAGGAGTTCATGGTGAATAA
- a CDS encoding c-type cytochrome yields the protein MNVPLWPLAGLFLAISVSAHAADAAAVYSKGGANPAAMACATCHGAEGEGMAAAGFPRLAGLPANYIRKQLADFASGARANPIMQPIAAALSREEVEAVSTMLADKPQPQVERIDRTALVDGPGETLALRGAWDRKIPECVACHGPSGTGVGDAFPPLAGQSAQYLSSQLTAWRQGTRKNDPNDLMGHIARSLTEDEVTAVSTYFAGLTDKGAAK from the coding sequence ATGAACGTCCCCCTCTGGCCCTTGGCCGGGCTCTTCCTTGCGATTTCGGTGTCCGCGCACGCCGCGGATGCCGCTGCGGTGTACAGCAAAGGCGGGGCCAACCCCGCCGCGATGGCGTGTGCCACCTGCCACGGCGCCGAGGGCGAAGGCATGGCCGCTGCAGGATTTCCCCGTCTTGCGGGCTTGCCGGCAAATTACATACGCAAACAACTGGCTGATTTCGCGTCCGGTGCGCGGGCGAATCCAATCATGCAGCCGATTGCCGCAGCCTTGAGTCGTGAGGAAGTCGAAGCCGTCTCGACGATGCTGGCTGACAAGCCGCAACCGCAGGTCGAGCGAATCGACCGCACCGCGTTGGTCGACGGGCCTGGCGAAACCCTTGCGCTGCGCGGCGCCTGGGATCGCAAGATCCCCGAGTGCGTCGCCTGCCACGGCCCCAGCGGAACGGGAGTCGGCGACGCCTTTCCACCGCTGGCCGGACAGTCGGCACAGTACCTGTCGTCGCAGCTGACCGCCTGGCGTCAGGGCACCCGCAAGAACGACCCCAACGACTTGATGGGCCACATCGCGCGTAGCTTGACCGAGGACGAGGTAACGGCGGTCTCGACGTACTTCGCAGGCCTGACCGACAAAGGAGCAGCCAAATGA